One region of Clostridiales bacterium genomic DNA includes:
- a CDS encoding flavodoxin domain-containing protein, whose protein sequence is MKTLILFASRYGATEEIAYMLKSAVGGDVTVRNIRERGITLDGYDTVIIGSCVYMFKLDKHIRHFLRRNEKTLMGKRLGVYLSCYTTPGTEGYLEHFFSPELLAHAAAKDILGGKMQYEKMSYAYKQLFGALMTSPQYRAQYAEPKLDIARIDAFAAAMRG, encoded by the coding sequence ATGAAAACGCTGATCCTGTTCGCCTCGCGCTACGGCGCGACGGAGGAGATCGCCTATATGCTCAAAAGCGCCGTCGGCGGCGACGTGACGGTGCGCAACATCCGCGAGCGCGGCATTACGCTCGACGGGTACGACACGGTCATCATCGGCAGCTGCGTGTACATGTTCAAGCTCGATAAGCACATCCGGCACTTCCTGCGCCGGAACGAAAAGACGCTCATGGGCAAGCGCCTCGGGGTGTACCTGAGCTGCTACACCACGCCCGGCACGGAGGGGTATCTGGAGCACTTCTTCTCGCCGGAGCTGCTTGCGCACGCGGCCGCGAAGGACATTCTTGGCGGCAAGATGCAGTACGAGAAGATGAGCTATGCCTACAAGCAGCTCTTCGGCGCGCTGATGACATCGCCGCAGTACCGCGCGCAGTATGCCGAGCCGAAGCTCGACATCGCGCGCATCGACGCCTTCGCCGCCGCCATGCGCGGCTGA
- the argF gene encoding ornithine carbamoyltransferase, which produces MNLKGNDFLKLLDYTPEQIDYLLRLAAQLKAEKKAGIPHRLCEGKNVALIFEKTSTRTRSSFEVAAHDLGMGSTYLDSTGSQIGKKESIADTARVLSGMFDGIEYRGFGQCIVEELAQYASVPVWNGLTDEFHPTQILADFLTIREHFGSLENIHLVYMGDARFNMGNSLMVGCAKMGMHFTACAPEGYFPDAQLVAECQAIAAQTGATLDFISDPAAAVQGANVIYTDIWVSMGEPESVWAERIAALAPYQVNAALMAKADPNAIFMHCLPAYHDKKTAIGNEMCTRFGREAMEVTDDVFESAQSVVFQEAENRMHTIKAVMAATLAEIEL; this is translated from the coding sequence ATGAATCTCAAAGGCAACGATTTTCTCAAGCTGCTCGACTACACCCCCGAGCAGATCGACTATCTGCTCCGGCTCGCCGCCCAGCTCAAGGCAGAGAAAAAGGCCGGCATCCCGCACCGCCTGTGCGAGGGCAAAAACGTCGCGCTCATCTTTGAAAAGACGAGCACGCGCACGCGCAGCAGCTTCGAGGTCGCGGCGCACGATTTGGGCATGGGCAGCACGTATCTCGACTCCACCGGCTCGCAGATCGGCAAGAAGGAGAGCATCGCCGACACGGCGCGCGTGCTCTCGGGCATGTTCGACGGCATCGAGTACCGCGGCTTCGGCCAGTGCATCGTCGAGGAGCTGGCGCAGTACGCCTCCGTCCCGGTCTGGAACGGCCTGACGGACGAGTTCCACCCGACGCAGATCCTCGCGGACTTTCTGACCATCCGGGAGCACTTCGGCTCGCTGGAGAACATCCACCTCGTCTACATGGGCGATGCGCGCTTCAACATGGGCAACTCCCTCATGGTCGGCTGCGCGAAGATGGGCATGCACTTCACGGCCTGCGCACCCGAGGGCTACTTCCCCGATGCGCAGCTCGTCGCCGAGTGTCAGGCCATCGCGGCGCAGACGGGCGCGACGCTCGACTTCATCTCCGACCCCGCCGCGGCCGTGCAGGGCGCGAACGTGATCTATACCGACATCTGGGTCTCCATGGGCGAACCCGAGAGCGTCTGGGCCGAGCGCATTGCCGCGCTCGCACCGTATCAGGTCAACGCGGCGCTCATGGCCAAGGCCGACCCCAACGCCATCTTCATGCACTGCCTGCCGGCGTATCACGACAAAAAGACCGCCATCGGCAACGAGATGTGCACGCGCTTCGGCCGCGAGGCGATGGAGGTCACGGACGATGTGTTTGAAAGCGCGCAGTCGGTCGTGTTCCAGGAGGCCGAAAACCGCATGCACACCATCAAGGCCGTCATGGCGGCGACGCTTGCGGAGATCGAGCTATGA
- a CDS encoding DUF378 domain-containing protein — MQVIDRIALILAIIGGLNWGSIGLFRFDLVAWICGGQASVVARVIYTLVGLAAIWCISLLFRGRDEIDGDTEEA; from the coding sequence ATGCAGGTGATCGACCGTATCGCGCTGATCCTTGCGATCATCGGCGGGCTCAACTGGGGCAGCATCGGTCTGTTCCGGTTCGATCTCGTGGCGTGGATCTGCGGCGGGCAGGCCTCCGTGGTCGCCCGCGTGATCTACACGCTCGTGGGTCTGGCCGCGATCTGGTGCATTTCCCTGCTCTTCCGCGGCCGCGACGAAATCGACGGCGACACGGAGGAGGCATAA
- the carB gene encoding carbamoyl-phosphate synthase large subunit gives MPIDSSIRKVMVIGSGPIVIGQAAEFDYAGAQACRVLHDAGVNVVLVNSNPATIMTDKALADEIYLEPLTLTSVKRIIEKEQPDSLLAGLGGQTGLTLAMELDKEGFLQQHNVRLIGTNAKAIDKAEDRELFKETMAAIGEPTIPSGIANTVAEALAVADRIGYPVIIRPAFTLGGAGGGVAYSPEELSSAAQTGLDASPITQILVERYIYGWKEIEFETMRDGVGNVIAVCSMENFDPVGVHTGDSIVVAPALTLSDKEFQMLRSAALNIISALDIVGGCNCQFALNPDSFEYAVIEVNPRVSRSSALASKATGYPIAKITTKIALGYTLDEIQNDITGKTCACFEPALDYVVVKFPKWPFDKFVGASRRLGTQMKATGEVMAIGTNFESALLKAVRGAEIHLDTLHAKPLSDRPVRDRLADCDDHRLFTVFEALCSGVSIDEIHDITRIDRWFLSRLQNLVDYEASIQNGLTPELYQRGKYLGYPDAALRRLSGSETLPPFRAGYKMVDTCAAEFDAQTPYFYASADARCEARTFPRSGKPVVMVLGSGPIRIGQGIEFDYSSVHCVWTLKAMGYDVVIVNNNPETVSTDYDTADRLYFEPLTAEDVLQIIDVEQPVGVVVAFGGQTAIALTQTLDRHGIRILGTSAEGIDIAEDRERFDELLERFHISRPKGMGVQTLPEALHAAQTLGYPVLLRPSYVIGGQNMKIVHDDAEVTTYMQRILAQGIDNPVLVDKYMMGTELEVDVISDGTDVLIPGIMEHIERAGVHSGDSIAVYPPYNLNDMMTDKIVDSSRKLALALGTKGLVNIQYLIWENELYVIEVNPRASRTVPYISKVTGVPMVDVASRVMLGAPLAGLGYGTGLHPIPPYYAVKVPVFSFEKLGDVNAYLGPEMKSTGEVLGLGKTMQEALFKGLTSAGMVVGQHPDGRHGVFVSVDTHDLGEIVSLAKKLDDLHFALYATEETAAAIARLGIDVVTVDGIRESDHAFALLESGCIDYIVYTGALKDATMDDYIALHRRALQLGIPCFTSLDTANALADIIASRYNERNTELVDINHMRTERQSLKFAKMQATGDDYIYVENFDGHITCPESLCIPLCSRHRGIGGYGIVLIEHSDVADAKMRVFNRDGSAGGMGGNAIRCVAKYLYDNGIVPRDDLTIEAGGTVHRLHLYTRFGTVGLVTVDMGKPAFEPANVPVMLEGERVIDRPVTIAGGEYRITCLSMGNPHCVVFADRVDEVDVAHLGPQFEHADIFPARTNTEFIRVVNRTTIKMRVWERGNGETRACGTGACAAVVAATENGLCPKGEPITVKVSGGDLIVTYDDDGVRLTGNAELAFTGVTTY, from the coding sequence ATGCCGATTGATTCCAGCATCCGCAAAGTCATGGTCATCGGCTCTGGCCCGATCGTGATCGGTCAGGCGGCGGAGTTTGACTATGCCGGCGCGCAGGCGTGCCGCGTGCTGCACGACGCGGGCGTGAACGTCGTGCTCGTCAACTCCAACCCCGCGACGATCATGACCGACAAGGCCCTCGCGGATGAGATTTATCTCGAGCCGCTCACGCTGACCTCCGTCAAGCGCATCATTGAAAAGGAGCAGCCGGACAGTCTTCTCGCCGGTCTCGGCGGCCAGACGGGCCTGACGCTGGCGATGGAGCTCGACAAGGAGGGCTTTTTGCAGCAGCACAACGTCCGCCTCATCGGCACGAACGCCAAAGCCATCGACAAGGCCGAGGACCGCGAGCTCTTCAAGGAGACCATGGCCGCCATCGGCGAGCCGACCATCCCCTCCGGCATCGCCAACACCGTGGCGGAGGCGCTCGCCGTAGCAGACCGCATCGGCTACCCCGTCATCATCCGCCCGGCGTTCACGCTCGGCGGCGCGGGCGGCGGCGTGGCCTACAGCCCGGAGGAGCTCTCCTCCGCTGCGCAGACCGGCCTCGACGCGTCCCCGATCACGCAGATCCTCGTCGAGCGCTACATCTACGGCTGGAAAGAGATCGAGTTTGAGACCATGCGCGACGGCGTAGGCAACGTCATCGCCGTGTGCAGCATGGAAAACTTCGACCCCGTCGGCGTGCACACCGGCGACAGCATCGTCGTCGCCCCGGCGCTGACGCTCTCGGACAAGGAGTTTCAGATGCTGCGCAGCGCGGCGCTGAACATCATCTCCGCGCTCGATATCGTCGGCGGCTGCAACTGCCAGTTCGCGCTCAACCCCGACAGCTTTGAGTACGCCGTTATCGAGGTCAACCCCCGCGTGTCGCGCTCGTCGGCGCTCGCGTCGAAGGCGACCGGCTACCCGATCGCCAAGATCACGACGAAGATCGCCCTCGGCTACACGCTCGATGAAATTCAAAACGACATCACCGGCAAGACCTGCGCCTGCTTCGAGCCCGCGCTGGACTACGTCGTCGTGAAGTTCCCCAAGTGGCCGTTTGACAAGTTCGTCGGCGCGTCCCGCCGCCTCGGCACGCAGATGAAGGCCACCGGCGAGGTCATGGCCATCGGCACGAACTTTGAAAGCGCGCTGCTCAAGGCCGTGCGCGGCGCCGAGATCCATCTCGACACGCTGCACGCCAAACCGCTGTCTGACCGCCCGGTGCGCGACCGGCTCGCCGACTGTGACGATCACCGCCTGTTCACCGTCTTTGAGGCGCTGTGCAGCGGCGTGTCCATCGACGAGATCCACGACATCACCCGCATCGACCGCTGGTTTTTGTCCCGGCTGCAAAACCTCGTGGACTACGAGGCGAGCATTCAAAACGGCCTGACGCCGGAGCTTTATCAGCGCGGCAAGTACCTCGGCTATCCGGACGCGGCGCTGCGCCGCCTGTCCGGCAGCGAGACGCTGCCCCCCTTCCGCGCGGGCTACAAGATGGTCGACACCTGCGCCGCCGAATTTGACGCGCAGACGCCGTATTTCTACGCCAGCGCGGACGCGCGCTGCGAGGCGCGCACCTTCCCGCGCAGCGGCAAGCCTGTCGTCATGGTGCTCGGCTCCGGGCCGATCCGCATCGGCCAGGGCATCGAGTTTGACTATTCGTCCGTCCACTGCGTGTGGACGCTCAAGGCCATGGGCTATGACGTCGTCATCGTCAACAACAACCCCGAGACCGTCTCCACGGACTACGACACCGCCGACCGGCTGTATTTCGAGCCGCTCACGGCCGAGGACGTGCTGCAGATCATCGACGTGGAGCAGCCCGTCGGCGTCGTAGTCGCCTTCGGCGGCCAGACCGCCATCGCGCTCACGCAGACGCTCGACCGCCACGGCATCCGCATCCTCGGCACATCGGCCGAGGGCATCGACATCGCCGAGGACCGCGAGCGGTTTGACGAGCTGCTCGAGCGCTTCCACATCTCCCGCCCGAAGGGCATGGGCGTGCAGACGCTGCCCGAGGCCCTGCACGCCGCGCAGACGCTCGGTTACCCCGTGCTGCTGCGCCCGTCGTACGTCATCGGCGGCCAGAACATGAAGATCGTCCACGACGACGCCGAGGTCACGACGTACATGCAGCGCATCCTCGCGCAGGGCATCGACAACCCCGTGCTCGTGGACAAGTACATGATGGGCACGGAGCTGGAGGTGGACGTCATCTCCGACGGCACGGACGTGCTCATTCCCGGCATCATGGAGCACATCGAGCGCGCCGGCGTGCACAGCGGCGACTCCATCGCCGTCTACCCGCCGTACAACCTCAACGACATGATGACGGACAAGATCGTCGACAGCTCGCGCAAGCTCGCCCTCGCGCTCGGCACGAAGGGGCTTGTGAACATCCAGTACCTCATCTGGGAAAACGAGCTCTACGTCATCGAGGTCAACCCCCGCGCCTCGCGCACCGTGCCGTACATCAGCAAGGTCACGGGCGTGCCGATGGTAGACGTGGCATCGCGCGTCATGCTCGGCGCGCCGCTGGCTGGCCTCGGCTACGGCACCGGCCTGCACCCCATCCCGCCGTATTACGCGGTCAAGGTGCCGGTGTTCTCGTTTGAAAAGCTCGGCGACGTCAACGCCTACCTCGGCCCGGAGATGAAGTCCACGGGCGAGGTGCTCGGCCTCGGCAAGACGATGCAGGAGGCGCTGTTCAAGGGCCTGACCTCGGCCGGCATGGTCGTCGGCCAGCACCCGGACGGCCGCCACGGCGTGTTCGTGAGCGTGGACACGCACGACCTCGGCGAGATCGTGTCGCTGGCCAAGAAGCTCGACGACCTGCACTTCGCCCTCTACGCGACCGAGGAGACCGCCGCCGCCATCGCGCGCCTCGGCATCGACGTCGTGACCGTGGACGGCATCCGCGAGAGCGACCACGCCTTCGCCCTGCTCGAGAGCGGCTGCATCGACTACATCGTCTACACCGGCGCGCTCAAGGACGCGACCATGGACGATTACATTGCCCTGCACCGCCGCGCGCTGCAGCTCGGCATCCCGTGCTTCACCTCGCTCGACACGGCCAACGCCCTGGCGGACATCATCGCCAGCCGCTACAACGAGCGCAACACCGAGCTCGTGGACATCAACCACATGCGCACCGAGCGCCAGAGCCTGAAGTTTGCGAAAATGCAGGCCACCGGCGACGACTATATCTACGTCGAGAACTTTGACGGACACATCACCTGCCCCGAGTCGCTGTGCATCCCGCTCTGCTCGCGCCACCGCGGCATCGGCGGCTACGGCATCGTGCTCATCGAGCACAGCGACGTGGCCGACGCGAAAATGCGCGTCTTCAACCGCGACGGCAGCGCCGGCGGCATGGGCGGCAACGCCATCCGCTGCGTGGCCAAGTACCTGTACGACAACGGCATCGTGCCGCGCGACGATCTCACGATCGAGGCCGGCGGCACCGTGCACCGGCTGCACCTGTACACGCGCTTCGGCACGGTCGGCCTCGTGACGGTCGACATGGGCAAGCCCGCGTTTGAGCCCGCCAATGTGCCCGTGATGCTCGAGGGCGAGCGCGTGATCGACCGGCCGGTGACGATCGCCGGCGGGGAGTACCGCATCACGTGCCTCTCGATGGGCAACCCCCACTGCGTCGTCTTTGCCGATCGCGTGGATGAGGTGGACGTCGCGCACCTCGGCCCGCAGTTTGAGCACGCGGACATCTTCCCCGCGCGCACGAACACGGAGTTCATCCGCGTCGTCAACCGCACGACGATCAAGATGCGCGTCTGGGAGCGCGGCAACGGCGAGACCCGCGCCTGCGGCACCGGCGCGTGCGCGGCCGTGGTGGCCGCCACGGAAAACGGCCTGTGCCCGAAGGGCGAACCCATCACCGTCAAGGTCAGCGGCGGCGACCTGATCGTCACCTATGACGACGACGGCGTGCGCCTGACCGGCAACGCCGAGCTCGCCTTCACCGGCGTGACCACGTACTGA
- a CDS encoding carbamoyl phosphate synthase small subunit, producing MKRYLVLENGEVFAGLAFGAPCDTVGELVFTTGMNGYIETLTDPSYCGQIVLQTFPLIGNYGIIPADFEGKCCVRGYVVREQCQTPSNFRCEETLDAFLKANNIPGIAGIDTRAVTRILREAGTMNAAICDTVPDDLAPLRAYRITDPVPQVTTPEPYTLQPEGSVLHRVALIDYGAKRNIARELCRRGCAVTVLPCSAKAKDILAAGYDGVMLSNGPGDPTDNVDQIAEIAKLFGRIPMFGICLGHQLMALAQGGSTVKLKYGHRGVNQPARDVCGTRTFLTSQNHGYAVVPESVKTGVIRYINANDGTCEGVDYPDLRAFSVQFHPEACSGPHDTAFLFDRFCDLMGGAHHAD from the coding sequence ATGAAGCGCTATCTCGTACTCGAAAACGGCGAGGTCTTTGCGGGCCTCGCTTTCGGCGCACCGTGCGACACGGTGGGCGAGCTGGTGTTCACCACCGGCATGAACGGCTACATCGAGACGCTCACCGACCCGAGCTACTGCGGCCAGATCGTGCTGCAGACGTTCCCGCTCATCGGCAACTACGGCATCATCCCGGCCGATTTTGAGGGCAAGTGCTGCGTGCGCGGCTATGTCGTGCGCGAGCAGTGCCAAACGCCGTCGAACTTCCGGTGCGAGGAAACGCTCGACGCATTTTTGAAAGCCAACAACATCCCCGGCATCGCCGGCATCGACACCCGCGCCGTCACGCGCATCCTGCGCGAGGCCGGCACGATGAACGCTGCCATCTGCGACACGGTGCCGGACGATCTTGCGCCCCTGCGCGCCTACCGCATCACGGACCCCGTGCCGCAGGTGACGACGCCGGAGCCCTACACCCTCCAGCCGGAGGGGAGCGTGCTGCACCGCGTGGCGCTCATCGACTACGGCGCGAAGCGCAACATCGCGCGCGAGCTCTGCCGCCGCGGCTGCGCCGTGACGGTGCTGCCCTGCTCTGCCAAAGCGAAGGACATCCTCGCCGCCGGGTATGACGGCGTCATGCTCTCCAATGGCCCCGGCGACCCGACGGACAACGTCGACCAGATCGCGGAGATCGCCAAACTCTTCGGCCGCATCCCGATGTTCGGCATCTGCCTCGGCCACCAGCTCATGGCGCTGGCGCAGGGCGGCAGCACCGTGAAGCTCAAATACGGCCACCGCGGCGTGAACCAGCCGGCGCGCGACGTGTGCGGCACGCGCACGTTCCTCACCAGCCAGAACCACGGCTACGCCGTCGTGCCCGAGAGCGTGAAGACCGGCGTCATCCGCTACATCAACGCCAACGACGGCACGTGTGAGGGCGTGGACTACCCCGACCTGCGGGCCTTTTCCGTGCAGTTTCACCCCGAGGCGTGCTCGGGCCCGCACGACACGGCCTTTCTCTTCGACCGATTCTGTGACCTGATGGGAGGTGCGCACCATGCCGATTGA
- a CDS encoding NCS2 family permease, translating to MEKLFHLKENNTTVRTEIVAGLTTFMTMAYIIALNPNLLTGFGAQGGSQLWNGVFLATCIASAVGTLVMAFAANKPFAMAPGMGLNSFFAVVVANIVTLTGMSYLQSFQTALCVILIEGIVFIILSVLKVREKIVEAIPLGIRLGIAPAIGLMLLNIGIGSNAGVYSSDGGPFYVMRDFFGALTPSLAKANMGDGYPQMVLTVVTMFVGLFLIVLFAHKKIKGSVLLGMLCASGIYWAGEAIFLHTNPFASLKGASFVPAFGDMAETTLFKFDFSALGEIGWFTVVTLVITFCIIDMFDTIGTLVGTASRAGMVDKDGNMPRMREALLADAVGTVAGACTGTSTVTTFVESASGVEAGGRTGLTALTTGVLFLASMFLAPIAAIIPAAATSSALIYVGLLMLGGLKKIDFDDIYQSLPVAIMLISMPISGSIGHGIGLGLISYSVLKLCTGKGKEVSVLTYVISVIFLVKFFLIA from the coding sequence ATGGAAAAGCTCTTTCACCTGAAAGAAAACAACACCACCGTACGCACCGAGATCGTCGCCGGCCTGACGACGTTCATGACCATGGCGTACATCATCGCGCTCAACCCGAACCTGCTGACCGGCTTCGGCGCCCAGGGCGGCTCGCAGCTGTGGAACGGCGTGTTCCTCGCCACCTGCATCGCCTCCGCCGTCGGCACGCTCGTCATGGCGTTCGCGGCCAACAAGCCCTTTGCCATGGCACCCGGCATGGGTCTCAACAGCTTTTTCGCCGTCGTCGTGGCCAACATCGTCACCCTGACCGGCATGAGCTACCTGCAGTCGTTCCAGACGGCACTGTGCGTCATCCTCATCGAGGGCATCGTGTTCATCATTCTCTCGGTGCTCAAGGTGCGCGAGAAGATCGTCGAGGCCATTCCGCTCGGCATCCGGCTCGGCATCGCGCCGGCCATCGGCCTCATGCTGCTCAACATCGGCATCGGCTCCAACGCCGGTGTGTACTCGAGCGACGGCGGCCCGTTTTACGTCATGCGCGATTTCTTCGGCGCGCTCACGCCCAGCCTTGCCAAGGCCAACATGGGCGACGGCTACCCGCAGATGGTGCTCACGGTCGTGACCATGTTCGTGGGCCTGTTCCTGATCGTGCTGTTCGCGCACAAGAAGATCAAGGGCTCCGTGCTGCTGGGCATGCTCTGCGCGTCCGGCATCTACTGGGCGGGCGAGGCCATCTTCCTGCACACGAACCCGTTTGCGTCGCTCAAGGGCGCGTCGTTCGTGCCTGCGTTCGGCGACATGGCCGAGACGACCCTGTTCAAGTTCGACTTTTCCGCCCTCGGCGAGATCGGCTGGTTCACGGTCGTGACGCTCGTCATCACGTTCTGCATCATTGATATGTTCGACACCATCGGCACCCTTGTCGGCACGGCGAGCCGCGCCGGCATGGTCGACAAGGACGGCAACATGCCGCGCATGCGCGAGGCGCTGCTGGCCGACGCCGTCGGCACCGTCGCGGGCGCGTGCACCGGCACGTCCACCGTCACGACGTTCGTCGAGTCCGCCTCCGGCGTCGAGGCCGGCGGCCGCACGGGCCTGACCGCTCTGACGACCGGCGTGCTCTTCCTTGCGAGCATGTTCCTTGCGCCCATCGCCGCCATCATCCCCGCCGCTGCGACGAGCTCCGCGCTCATCTACGTCGGCCTGCTCATGCTCGGCGGTCTCAAGAAGATCGACTTTGACGATATCTATCAGAGCCTGCCGGTGGCCATCATGCTCATCTCCATGCCGATCTCCGGCTCGATCGGCCACGGCATCGGTCTGGGCCTCATCAGCTATTCCGTGCTCAAGCTCTGCACGGGCAAGGGCAAGGAGGTCTCGGTGCTGACGTATGTCATCTCGGTGATCTTCCTCGTGAAGTTCTTCCTCATCGCCTGA
- a CDS encoding ParB/RepB/Spo0J family partition protein has protein sequence MQFSNHRSRAARGSIVYLAVDAIAPSAVQPRQNFSPAQLEELSRSIAEYGVLSPLTVRPRQGGYELVAGERRLRAARMAGLHEVPCIIMELDLEEASFIALVENLQRNDLDFLEEARGIAQLIRLFGLSQEECARRLGKSQSAVANKLRLLRLPEDVLNAMRNAGLTERHGRALLRLETPAEQREALAYILSRDLNVAATDAYIERLLEAKTAPESEQQKTFILKDVRVFLNTISHSLDLMKQGGIDAGMHRQETDEALILTINIPKARRREPAPKQGEPVPVG, from the coding sequence ATGCAGTTTTCCAACCATCGCAGCCGCGCGGCCCGCGGCAGCATCGTGTATCTGGCGGTGGACGCGATCGCGCCGAGCGCGGTCCAGCCGCGGCAGAATTTTTCCCCGGCGCAGCTCGAGGAGCTCTCGCGCAGCATCGCCGAGTACGGCGTGCTCAGCCCGCTGACCGTGCGACCGCGGCAGGGCGGGTATGAGCTCGTGGCCGGGGAGCGCCGCCTGCGCGCCGCGCGCATGGCGGGGCTCCATGAGGTGCCGTGCATCATCATGGAGCTGGATCTCGAGGAGGCGAGCTTCATCGCGCTGGTGGAAAATCTCCAGCGCAACGACCTGGACTTTCTCGAGGAGGCGCGCGGCATCGCGCAGCTCATCCGGCTCTTCGGCCTGAGCCAGGAGGAGTGCGCGCGGCGGCTGGGCAAGTCGCAGTCGGCCGTGGCGAACAAGCTCCGCCTGCTGCGCCTGCCGGAGGATGTGCTCAACGCCATGCGCAACGCCGGACTCACCGAGCGGCACGGCCGCGCGCTGCTGCGCCTTGAGACACCGGCCGAGCAGCGCGAGGCGCTGGCCTATATCCTCAGCCGCGACCTGAACGTCGCCGCAACGGACGCCTACATCGAGCGCCTGCTCGAGGCCAAGACCGCGCCCGAGAGCGAGCAGCAGAAGACCTTCATCCTCAAGGACGTGCGCGTGTTTCTCAACACGATCTCGCACAGCCTCGACCTCATGAAGCAGGGCGGCATCGACGCCGGCATGCACCGGCAGGAGACGGACGAAGCGCTCATCCTGACGATCAACATCCCCAAGGCGCGGCGCAGAGAGCCGGCGCCGAAACAGGGCGAGCCCGTGCCGGTCGGGTAA
- a CDS encoding VanZ family protein, whose translation MTNLLGSIRLAAYAFPLIAVLVAVPFFDRQVRARCFNWVRTVFGGLFLFYVLCVLALVFFPLPDAAQAARLSGYEIQLVPFQFVADFLRETPLVLSDARTYLPALFDRTVLQVVCNILMLLPFGMYLRYVCGLDLGKVALASLAFSAFIELGQLTGLFFVFRGSYRLCDVDDLMLNTLGGLLGGELVHALEAYLPPLDAFDRFPGSSALAMQRLG comes from the coding sequence ATGACAAATCTTCTGGGCAGTATCCGGCTGGCGGCTTATGCGTTTCCGCTCATCGCGGTGCTGGTGGCCGTGCCGTTTTTTGACCGGCAGGTGCGTGCGCGCTGCTTCAACTGGGTGCGCACCGTGTTCGGCGGTCTGTTTTTGTTTTACGTGCTGTGCGTGCTGGCGCTCGTGTTCTTCCCGCTGCCGGATGCGGCGCAGGCGGCGCGGCTGAGCGGGTATGAGATCCAGCTCGTGCCGTTTCAGTTCGTGGCCGATTTCCTGCGCGAGACGCCGCTCGTGCTCTCCGATGCGCGCACGTATCTGCCGGCGCTTTTTGACCGCACGGTGCTGCAGGTCGTGTGCAACATTTTGATGCTGCTGCCGTTTGGTATGTACCTGCGCTATGTCTGCGGGCTGGATCTCGGCAAGGTCGCGCTCGCGTCGCTCGCGTTTTCGGCGTTCATTGAGCTGGGGCAGCTCACGGGGCTGTTTTTCGTGTTCCGCGGCTCGTACCGCCTGTGCGACGTGGACGACCTGATGCTCAACACGCTCGGCGGCCTGCTCGGCGGCGAGCTGGTGCACGCGCTGGAAGCGTATCTGCCGCCGCTCGATGCGTTCGACCGCTTCCCGGGCAGCAGCGCGCTGGCGATGCAGAGACTTGGATAA